One genomic window of Quercus lobata isolate SW786 chromosome 9, ValleyOak3.0 Primary Assembly, whole genome shotgun sequence includes the following:
- the LOC115958913 gene encoding trimethyltridecatetraene synthase-like, which produces MEFSSWLVVLAMALLASLLLLFSKKSDFQYHKRKSPPGPTPWPIIGNLDLIGPLPHQSLHKLSQKYGPIMQLKFGSFPVVVASSAEVAKQFLKTHDHVFASRPQTAAGKHTTYNYLNITWAPYGPYWRQGRKIYLSELFSSKRLESYEYIRVEERRVFMSRLCSMSGKPIMLKDHLSRLTLSIISRIVLGKKYFSESKDETSIVTLEEFQEILDELFLLNGVLNIGDWIPWIDFLDLQGYVKRMKALRKKLDRFHDHVFDEHKARREGEKDFVPKDMVDLLLQMADDPNLDVKLTYESVKGFTQDLIAGGTDTSATTVEWAMSELLKQPHLIKKATEELDRVIRRDRWVEERDIPQLPYINAIMKETMRKHPVAVLLAPHLALEDCNIAGYEIRKGTRIFINTWSVGRNPSIWYAPEEFCPERFLGKDIDVKGQNFELLPFGSGRRMCPGYSLGLKMISSSLANLLHGFDWKLPDNMKVEDLGMDEVYGLATPRKFPLIAVVEPRLPLNLY; this is translated from the exons ATGGAGTTTTCTTCTTGGTTGGTTGTTTTAGCAATGGCATTGCTAGCTTCTCTACTCTTATTATTCTCTAAAAAATCCGATTTTCAATATCACAAGCGAAAATCTCCACCAGGTCCTACACCTTGGCCTATCATAGGAAATCTAGACCTTATTGGTCCACTTCCTCACCAATCCCTTCACAAATTGTCTCAAAAATATGGACCTATTATGCAACTCAAGTTTGGATCCTTTCCTGTTGTGGTTGCCTCATCAGCAGAAGTGGCAAAACAATTCCTAAAGACACATGATCATGTCTTTGCCTCTAGACCCCAAACTGCTGCTGGCAAGCATACTACTTATAACTATCTCAATATCACATGGGCACCTTATGGACCATATTGGCGTCAAGGGCGTAAGATATACCTCTCCGAGCTCTTTAGCTCAAAACGACTTGAGTCCTATGAGTATATTCGTGTTGAAGAAAGACGTGTTTTTATGTCACGCCTTTGCAGCATGTCAGGGAAGCCAATTATGCTAAAAGACCATCTTTCGCGTCTTACTCTAAGTATTATAAGCAGAATTGTATTAGGCAAGAAGTATTTTAGTGAGTCCAAAGATGAGACTTCAATAGTTACACTAGAAGAGTTCCAAGAAATATTAGATGAGTTGTTCTTGCTGAATGGGGTGTTAAATATAGGAGATTGGATACCATGGATCGATTTCTTGGACTTGCAAGGGTACGTTAAGCGAATGAAGGCTTTAAGGAAAAAGCTCGATCGATTCCATGACCATGTGTTTGATGAACACAAGGCAAGGAGGGAAGGAGAGAAAGATTTTGTGCCCAAGGACATGGTGGATTTACTGTTGCAGATGGCTGATGATCCTAATCTTGATGTTAAGCTCACCTATGAGAGCGTAAAAGGGTTTACTCAG GACCTAATAGCTGGAGGCACAGATACCTCTGCAACAACTGTGGAATGGGCAATGTCTGAACTCTTAAAGCAACCACACCTCATCAAAAAGGCCACTGAGGAGCTTGATAGAGTAATTAGGAGAGACAGATGGGTGGAAGAGAGAGACATTCCACAACTTCCTTATATTAATGCAATTATGAAAGAGACAATGAGAAAGCACCCTGTGGCTGTATTACTTGCACCACATTTAGCTCTTGAAGATTGCAATATAGCTGGTTATGAAATCCGCAAAGGTACTAGAATTTTCATAAACACATGGAGTGTAGGGAGAAATCCTTCAATATGGTATGCACCTGAAGAGTTTTGCCCAGAGAGATTCTTAGGTAAGGATATTGATGTGAAGGGACAAAATTTTGAGCTATTGCCATTTGGTTCTGGGAGGAGAATGTGCCCTGGCTACAGCCTTGGTCTAAAGATGATTAGCTCTAGTTTGGCTAATTTGTTACATGGATTTGACTGGAAATTACCAGACAATATGAAAGTTGAAGATTTAGGCATGGATGAAGTTTATGGATTAGCAACACCTCGGAAATTTCCACTGATAGCAGTAGTGGAGCCTCGACTCCCACTTAATCTTTATTAG